One genomic segment of Ferrimonas sp. YFM includes these proteins:
- the dapD gene encoding 2,3,4,5-tetrahydropyridine-2,6-dicarboxylate N-succinyltransferase, translating to MTELQQRIEAAFERRADITPANADAALVQDVKHALDLLDKGQARVAEKQNGQWVVNEWLKKAVLLSFRLFDNQVMEGGETRYFDKVPMKFADYDDARFRQESIRVVPPATVRQGAFVGRNTVLMPSYVNIGAYVDEGTMVDTWATVGSCAQIGKNVHLSGGVGIGGVLEPLQASPTIIEDNCFIGARSEVVEGVIVEEGSVISMGVYLGQSTRIYDRETGEVHYGRVPAGSVVVSGTLPSSDGSCNLYAAIIVKKVDAKTRSKVGINELLRSAE from the coding sequence ATGACCGAACTGCAACAACGCATTGAAGCCGCTTTTGAGCGCCGCGCCGACATCACCCCAGCCAATGCCGACGCCGCCCTGGTTCAGGACGTGAAACACGCCCTGGATCTGCTGGATAAAGGCCAGGCCCGCGTTGCAGAGAAACAGAACGGTCAGTGGGTGGTGAATGAGTGGCTGAAGAAAGCGGTACTGCTCTCCTTCCGCCTGTTCGACAACCAGGTGATGGAGGGCGGCGAGACCCGCTACTTCGACAAGGTGCCCATGAAGTTCGCCGACTACGACGATGCCCGTTTCCGTCAGGAAAGCATCCGCGTGGTGCCGCCCGCCACCGTGCGTCAGGGCGCCTTTGTTGGCCGCAACACCGTACTGATGCCCTCCTACGTCAACATTGGCGCCTACGTCGATGAAGGCACCATGGTGGACACCTGGGCCACCGTGGGCTCCTGTGCTCAGATTGGTAAGAACGTGCACCTCTCCGGCGGTGTTGGCATCGGCGGCGTTCTGGAGCCCCTGCAGGCCAGCCCCACCATCATCGAGGACAACTGCTTCATCGGTGCCCGTTCCGAAGTGGTGGAAGGCGTCATCGTCGAGGAGGGCTCCGTCATCTCCATGGGCGTTTACCTGGGCCAGAGCACCCGCATCTATGACCGTGAAACCGGTGAAGTTCACTACGGCCGCGTGCCTGCCGGCTCCGTGGTCGTCTCCGGCACCCTGCCCTCCTCCGATGGCTCCTGTAACCTGTACGCGGCCATCATCGTGAAGAAGGTGGACGCCAAGACCCGCTCCAAGGTGGGCATCAACGAGCTGCTGCGCAGCGCTGAATAA
- a CDS encoding DUF3718 domain-containing protein, giving the protein MKALTLTAAALGMALALPAQAAMTSAMEQSLIATCKASLSNSRLTFHNTMKVYRVNPYRVLDKLVCNGDDVATFAEVNGADKVANLIRDRYYEGQVTIQDIAFNGQRLEVWFD; this is encoded by the coding sequence ATGAAAGCACTGACTCTTACCGCCGCCGCCCTGGGTATGGCCCTCGCTCTGCCCGCACAGGCGGCCATGACCTCCGCCATGGAGCAGTCATTGATCGCCACCTGCAAAGCCTCACTCTCCAACAGCCGTCTCACCTTCCACAACACCATGAAAGTGTACCGGGTCAATCCCTACCGGGTGCTGGACAAGCTGGTGTGCAACGGCGATGACGTGGCCACTTTTGCCGAAGTAAATGGGGCCGACAAGGTTGCCAATCTGATCAGAGACCGCTACTACGAAGGTCAGGTGACCATTCAGGATATCGCCTTCAATGGCCAGCGGCTGGAAGTCTGGTTTGACTAA